A section of the Bacillus pumilus genome encodes:
- the liaF gene encoding cell wall-active antibiotics response protein LiaF translates to MRFSRNQILGIIVVIFGINLFLKIIGIGADLFWPVFFALAGYWLHSRSKRWLGSVSYIFAGFLFLKFLLNITFSLTGYLFAAFLIYAGYRLLKNKPVFDIDKKEAPENDKPSLKVNLEKEGEQKKTKSQTKPHKEHDFFIGEVRLMKKPFQLSDLTISGFIGDVKIDLSKAIIAEEESTIVISGLIGDVDIFVPQDIEVCVSASAAIGDMKIIDEKRSGFGSKVYVMTDNYDESKRKVKISISLLIGDVDVRYL, encoded by the coding sequence CTGCGTTTTTCAAGGAATCAAATTTTAGGCATCATTGTCGTGATTTTTGGTATTAATCTATTTCTCAAAATTATTGGGATCGGAGCCGATTTGTTTTGGCCTGTGTTTTTTGCGCTTGCGGGCTATTGGCTGCACTCGAGATCCAAACGTTGGCTCGGTTCAGTTTCCTATATTTTTGCCGGCTTTCTCTTTTTAAAATTCCTGCTCAATATTACATTTAGCCTCACAGGATATTTATTTGCCGCCTTTTTGATCTATGCCGGCTATCGCTTATTGAAAAACAAACCCGTTTTTGATATCGATAAAAAGGAAGCACCGGAGAACGATAAACCTTCTCTGAAAGTCAATCTTGAAAAAGAGGGCGAGCAAAAGAAAACAAAGAGCCAGACAAAGCCGCACAAGGAGCATGATTTCTTTATCGGTGAAGTCAGACTGATGAAAAAGCCGTTTCAATTAAGTGATTTGACGATTTCTGGTTTTATTGGGGATGTCAAAATCGATTTATCAAAAGCCATTATCGCAGAAGAAGAGAGCACGATCGTGATAAGCGGGCTCATCGGAGATGTGGATATTTTCGTTCCGCAGGATATTGAAGTATGTGTGAGCGCTTCGGCTGCCATTGGTGATATGAAAATTATTGATGAAAAAAGAAGCGGATTCGGCAGTAAAGTGTATGTGATGACCGACAATTATGATGAGAGCAAACGTAAAGTGAAAATCTCCATCTCTTTACTGATCGGAGATGTGGATGTGAGATACTTATGA
- the liaS gene encoding two-component system sensor histidine kinase LiaS has translation MRKLHLGIQWQSIRLGVGISLGVVIMTMLPMFFYYQLDPMILLSTRWFGIPFFCILLIISLAIGFSASHVFGYQHKKRLDQLVESILKFENGNFAYRLPSLGDDEIGLAADQLNEMAKRVEGQVASLQKLSNERAEWQVQMKKSVVSEERQRLARELHDAVSQQLFAISMMTSAILEGMKEKDEKILKQMRLVERMAGDAQNEMRALLLHLRPITLEGKDLKKGLIELLNEFQAKQPIDIDWEIEDDVPLSKGVEDHLFRIVQEALSNVFRHAKATKVTVRLLIRNRQVQLKIIDNGIGFQTDHVKTASYGLESIRERTSEVGGVAEIMSFEGKGTQIDVKVPIFDEGKGENVR, from the coding sequence ATGAGGAAACTCCATCTAGGTATCCAGTGGCAATCTATTCGTCTTGGAGTAGGGATCTCGCTTGGTGTTGTCATCATGACGATGCTGCCCATGTTTTTTTATTACCAGCTTGATCCGATGATTCTCCTCTCTACCCGCTGGTTCGGCATCCCGTTTTTTTGTATTTTACTGATCATTAGTCTTGCCATTGGGTTTTCTGCCTCACATGTATTTGGTTATCAGCATAAAAAGCGTCTTGATCAGCTTGTAGAGTCGATTTTAAAGTTTGAAAATGGGAACTTTGCATACAGACTGCCGTCTCTTGGCGACGATGAAATTGGCTTAGCAGCAGACCAATTAAATGAAATGGCAAAACGAGTGGAAGGTCAAGTAGCCTCTTTGCAAAAGCTCTCGAATGAACGGGCTGAATGGCAGGTGCAAATGAAAAAATCGGTCGTCTCAGAAGAACGTCAGCGTCTAGCACGAGAACTGCATGATGCGGTCAGCCAGCAGTTGTTTGCGATTTCAATGATGACCTCTGCAATTCTTGAGGGTATGAAGGAAAAGGATGAAAAGATTTTAAAGCAGATGCGTCTAGTCGAACGAATGGCTGGCGATGCACAGAATGAAATGCGAGCGCTTTTGCTACATCTCAGACCGATCACCCTTGAAGGAAAAGACTTGAAAAAAGGCTTGATTGAACTCCTAAATGAATTTCAAGCAAAGCAGCCGATTGATATCGATTGGGAAATAGAAGATGATGTTCCGCTGTCAAAAGGGGTAGAGGATCACCTCTTCCGAATCGTACAGGAAGCCTTGTCAAATGTGTTCAGACATGCAAAGGCGACAAAGGTGACAGTGCGTCTGCTTATTCGAAATCGGCAGGTGCAGCTGAAGATTATCGACAATGGCATCGGCTTTCAAACAGATCATGTGAAGACGGCCTCCTACGGACTGGAATCCATTCGTGAAAGAACAAGTGAAGTAGGCGGTGTCGCAGAGATTATGTCATTTGAAGGAAAAGGAACACAAATTGATGTGAAGGTTCCCATTTTTGATGAAGGAAAAGGAGAGAACGTTCGATGA
- a CDS encoding SDR family NAD(P)-dependent oxidoreductase, which yields MTLQNKVAIITGASRGIGRAIAEALAGEGARVVINGTNELLLQDVCSSLNKEEKRAIYVAGDASLPETSAALVEQAKTHFGQIDLLVNNAGINLRKSTVETSLEEWKRLIDINLTGTFLMCQAVIPEMIKQKSGKIVNMSSTTGKTPHQNASPAYGASKAGINYLTMHLAKELAEHHIHVNAVCPGPIETDMSKQWSDEYRRSVLDRIPLKQIGTPEQVAHVVTFLASDQSDFITGETINMNGGTYMN from the coding sequence GTGACTTTACAAAATAAAGTAGCAATTATTACAGGTGCTAGCAGAGGGATCGGCCGTGCCATTGCAGAGGCACTTGCTGGAGAAGGGGCGCGCGTCGTTATCAATGGAACGAACGAACTGTTGCTACAAGATGTTTGTTCATCACTAAATAAAGAAGAGAAACGAGCCATTTATGTTGCTGGTGATGCTAGTTTACCAGAGACATCGGCTGCTCTTGTAGAACAAGCGAAAACACATTTTGGACAAATTGATCTGTTGGTGAACAACGCCGGTATCAATTTACGGAAATCTACAGTGGAGACCTCCCTTGAGGAATGGAAACGATTAATTGATATTAATTTGACTGGCACGTTCCTGATGTGCCAAGCTGTCATCCCTGAGATGATCAAACAAAAGAGCGGAAAAATTGTCAACATGAGTTCTACAACTGGCAAAACCCCTCATCAAAATGCATCGCCTGCATACGGCGCTTCAAAAGCTGGTATCAACTATTTAACGATGCATCTTGCGAAAGAATTAGCTGAGCATCATATCCATGTCAATGCTGTCTGCCCAGGTCCAATTGAAACAGACATGAGCAAGCAATGGAGCGATGAATACCGCCGTTCTGTTTTAGACAGAATTCCTTTGAAACAAATTGGAACACCAGAACAGGTCGCACATGTCGTGACATTTTTAGCCTCTGACCAGTCTGATTTCATCACAGGAGAAACCATCAATATGAATGGTGGAACGTATATGAACTAG
- a CDS encoding cob(I)yrinic acid a,c-diamide adenosyltransferase — MKLYTKTGDQGQTGLIGGRTDKDDVRVEAYGTLDEANSFIGLAHAKLRQHGELFQDIMSELIVIQHELFDCGGDLAAVKLPKEGKLTEASVAVLEQRMDVYVEEAEPLTKFILPGGQEGAALLHVARTVVRRAERQMVTLAKEEEIPPVALTYVNRLSDYLFAAARIVNHRLGEADVEYERSANVFRSN, encoded by the coding sequence TTGAAACTTTATACAAAAACAGGCGATCAAGGTCAAACAGGCTTGATCGGCGGCAGAACTGATAAAGATGATGTGAGGGTAGAGGCTTACGGCACGTTAGATGAGGCGAATAGTTTCATTGGACTCGCACATGCAAAATTACGTCAGCATGGTGAATTGTTTCAAGACATTATGTCAGAGCTGATTGTGATACAGCACGAGCTGTTTGACTGCGGCGGTGATTTAGCAGCAGTGAAACTACCGAAAGAAGGTAAATTAACTGAAGCATCTGTAGCAGTCCTTGAGCAAAGAATGGATGTCTATGTAGAAGAAGCCGAGCCGCTCACGAAATTTATTTTACCAGGCGGTCAGGAAGGTGCAGCTCTCTTACATGTGGCGCGCACAGTCGTCAGAAGAGCAGAGCGGCAGATGGTGACGCTTGCGAAGGAGGAGGAGATTCCACCAGTTGCGCTCACGTATGTAAACCGGCTATCTGACTATTTATTTGCAGCCGCCCGAATCGTGAATCATCGGCTCGGTGAAGCAGATGTCGAATATGAACGAAGTGCAAACGTATTTCGGTCTAATTAA
- a CDS encoding response regulator: MIRVLLIDDHEMVRMGLAAFLEAQADIEVIGEASDGQKGVELAVELRPDVILMDLVMEGMDGIEATKRICQEIEDARIIVLTSFIDDDKVYPVIEAGALSYLLKTSKAGEIADAIRSASIGEPRLESKVAGKVMNKLRHSSNGSILHDALTAREMEILKLIADGKSNKVIAEELFITIKTVKTHITNILSKLDVEDRTQAAVYAHRHKLIQ; the protein is encoded by the coding sequence ATGATTCGAGTGCTTTTAATCGACGATCACGAAATGGTGAGAATGGGGCTTGCTGCTTTTTTAGAGGCACAAGCTGATATTGAAGTCATTGGTGAAGCGTCAGATGGACAAAAAGGTGTAGAGCTAGCAGTTGAATTACGGCCAGATGTCATATTAATGGATCTTGTCATGGAAGGCATGGATGGCATCGAAGCAACGAAAAGAATTTGTCAGGAAATTGAAGATGCTCGAATTATCGTTCTGACGAGCTTTATTGATGATGATAAAGTTTATCCAGTGATTGAGGCAGGTGCTTTAAGTTATTTATTAAAAACATCCAAGGCAGGAGAAATTGCAGATGCCATTCGGTCTGCAAGTATCGGCGAACCAAGACTAGAATCAAAAGTAGCTGGAAAGGTGATGAATAAACTTCGTCATTCCTCAAATGGATCAATCCTTCATGATGCATTAACAGCAAGGGAAATGGAAATCTTGAAGCTGATTGCCGATGGGAAATCGAATAAGGTCATCGCTGAGGAACTATTCATTACAATTAAAACAGTGAAGACACATATTACGAACATTCTTTCCAAACTCGATGTAGAAGACCGGACGCAAGCGGCTGTGTATGCGCATCGTCATAAGCTGATTCAATAA
- a CDS encoding LiaG family protein, whose translation MKRLIGLICILVGVFLMIGMLFKNENLFHLSFSREKPVTTASAKKDEIDQLDISLSGFRVKVQPENRSDISVMVVGGKGKMYAEQTGSTFNVRAENKGFLFFTSFEKGELLVKIPTDYHKNVKITGGSGVSEIDGEGKLSLEDVILKSTSGNLNAENFSANNVEIKATSGRLSASHIDAKNSDIGATSGRVDIKDVKGEMQLEMTSGRLTASFDTIESPVSFHMTSGSAKFNLPDEGDFNVQVKKTSGSVDHTYHFDQADSEGRGFTGTRGKGTHLVDIEMTSGNLKLR comes from the coding sequence ATGAAGCGATTAATTGGTCTAATTTGTATACTCGTAGGTGTCTTTTTAATGATTGGGATGCTTTTCAAAAACGAAAATCTCTTTCATTTGAGTTTCTCCCGTGAAAAACCAGTCACAACGGCTTCAGCAAAAAAAGATGAAATTGATCAATTAGATATTTCTCTTTCTGGATTTCGCGTGAAGGTACAGCCTGAAAATCGTTCCGATATTTCCGTGATGGTCGTAGGTGGAAAAGGGAAAATGTATGCGGAACAAACAGGTAGTACATTTAACGTCCGTGCTGAAAATAAAGGATTCTTGTTTTTCACTTCATTTGAAAAAGGAGAACTCTTAGTTAAAATCCCAACAGATTATCATAAAAATGTGAAGATTACGGGTGGAAGCGGGGTCAGTGAGATCGACGGCGAAGGGAAGCTTTCTCTTGAAGATGTGATCCTCAAATCAACAAGCGGAAACCTTAATGCTGAGAATTTCTCAGCAAACAATGTAGAAATCAAAGCGACATCTGGCAGACTCTCTGCGTCTCACATTGATGCGAAAAATAGCGATATTGGAGCAACCTCAGGCCGTGTCGATATTAAAGATGTCAAAGGCGAAATGCAGCTAGAAATGACGAGTGGTAGATTGACGGCAAGCTTTGATACCATTGAATCACCTGTCTCCTTTCATATGACATCAGGCAGCGCAAAATTTAACCTGCCAGATGAAGGAGATTTTAATGTCCAAGTGAAAAAAACAAGTGGAAGTGTCGACCACACCTATCACTTTGATCAAGCAGATAGTGAAGGACGGGGCTTTACAGGTACGCGGGGAAAAGGGACACATTTAGTCGATATTGAAATGACAAGTGGAAACTTAAAGCTGCGGTAA
- the pdxA gene encoding 4-hydroxythreonine-4-phosphate dehydrogenase PdxA, whose protein sequence is MSKPIIAVTMGDAAGVGPEIILKAFQQTRLHEEAVLFVIGDTSILNRAKDFVKANIEIVRITEPEEAEQVKAGAVPCLDLELLTSEIPIGDISKEAGNAAFRYLEKAITLANDRRIKGICTAPLNKEALHKAGHMYPGHTEILADLTGTEDYAMMLAAPNLKVVHVTTHIGLMDAILKINAERVYTTIKLAHDTLVRSGISAPRIAVCGINPHAGENGLFGNGEEEEKVIPAVERAQREGIQVFGPLPADTLFFRATRGDFDIVVAMYHDQGHGPIKVLGLESGVNITVGLPIIRTSVDHGTAFDIAGTGKADSASMEEAIRQAIMLSGTRENSFEKKKSL, encoded by the coding sequence ATGTCAAAACCAATCATTGCTGTAACGATGGGAGATGCGGCTGGTGTTGGTCCTGAAATTATCTTAAAAGCTTTTCAGCAAACCCGTTTACATGAAGAAGCCGTTCTATTTGTGATTGGAGACACGAGTATATTAAATAGGGCGAAAGACTTTGTGAAGGCAAATATAGAGATTGTGAGGATCACAGAACCAGAGGAAGCGGAGCAAGTCAAAGCTGGAGCTGTTCCCTGCCTAGACCTTGAGCTGTTAACAAGTGAGATACCGATTGGGGACATATCAAAAGAAGCAGGGAATGCGGCTTTCCGGTATCTTGAAAAAGCCATTACCCTTGCGAATGACCGCAGAATTAAAGGCATTTGTACAGCGCCGCTAAACAAAGAAGCCCTTCATAAAGCAGGTCATATGTACCCAGGTCATACAGAAATTTTAGCAGACCTGACGGGTACAGAAGATTATGCGATGATGCTGGCAGCTCCTAACTTAAAGGTAGTGCATGTCACCACACATATTGGGTTAATGGATGCTATTTTAAAAATTAATGCCGAGCGTGTATACACAACAATTAAATTGGCTCATGACACACTCGTCCGTTCTGGAATCTCTGCCCCTAGGATTGCTGTATGCGGGATTAATCCGCATGCTGGCGAGAATGGGCTGTTTGGAAACGGAGAGGAAGAGGAGAAGGTCATTCCAGCGGTTGAACGGGCGCAGCGGGAAGGAATTCAAGTGTTTGGACCGCTTCCGGCTGATACCTTGTTCTTTAGGGCGACGAGAGGTGATTTTGATATTGTTGTGGCAATGTATCATGATCAAGGGCATGGACCGATTAAAGTGCTTGGTTTAGAATCAGGTGTCAACATTACAGTCGGGCTCCCGATTATTCGTACAAGTGTCGATCATGGGACAGCATTTGATATCGCAGGAACAGGAAAGGCTGATTCTGCGAGCATGGAGGAAGCCATTAGACAGGCGATCATGCTATCTGGTACGAGAGAAAATTCATTTGAAAAGAAAAAGAGCCTGTAA
- the liaH gene encoding stress responsive protein LiaH, whose protein sequence is MVFRRMRDMFVATVNEGLDKMENPRVMLNQYVRDMEDDIAKAKHAIIKQQTIQQGFLRKAEETEAFAEKRKKQAELAFHAGEEELARKALTEMKYFEEKHQEYQEAYQQSVKQLKELKEQMQQLETKLRDIKDKKQALIARANAAQAKQHMNESMNKVDSESAYKEFLRMENRIEEMETKAGSYAQFADQGAYAHLNYADEVEKEWQKLKLEKKPEQQQAN, encoded by the coding sequence ATGGTATTTAGAAGAATGAGAGATATGTTTGTTGCAACGGTCAATGAGGGCTTAGATAAAATGGAGAATCCGCGTGTCATGCTAAATCAGTACGTTCGTGATATGGAGGACGATATTGCCAAAGCGAAACATGCGATCATCAAACAGCAGACGATACAACAAGGTTTCCTGCGCAAAGCAGAAGAGACGGAAGCATTTGCTGAAAAAAGAAAGAAGCAGGCTGAGCTGGCATTTCACGCAGGAGAAGAAGAGTTAGCACGAAAAGCGCTCACAGAAATGAAGTATTTTGAAGAAAAGCATCAGGAATATCAGGAAGCTTATCAGCAATCTGTGAAACAACTAAAAGAACTAAAAGAGCAAATGCAGCAGTTAGAAACGAAGCTGCGTGATATTAAAGACAAGAAGCAGGCGCTCATAGCAAGAGCAAATGCCGCACAGGCAAAGCAGCATATGAACGAATCTATGAATAAAGTAGATAGTGAAAGTGCATATAAAGAATTTCTTCGAATGGAGAACCGTATCGAAGAAATGGAGACAAAAGCAGGCAGCTATGCACAATTTGCAGATCAAGGAGCATATGCTCACTTAAACTATGCCGATGAGGTGGAAAAAGAATGGCAGAAGCTCAAGCTAGAGAAGAAGCCTGAGCAGCAGCAAGCAAACTAA